A single window of Drosophila suzukii chromosome 3, CBGP_Dsuzu_IsoJpt1.0, whole genome shotgun sequence DNA harbors:
- the Gug gene encoding uncharacterized protein Gug isoform X15: MAASTQGEIRVGPGHQVNDVYAKLPDYNPISSFPIDKETDERELEESRWSPGVVADGDLLMFLRAARSMAAFQGMCDGGLEDGCLAASRDDTTINALDVLHDSGYDPGKALQALVKCPVSKGIDKKWTEDETKKFIKGLRQFGKNFFRIHKDLLPHKDTPELVEFYYLWKKTPGANNNRPHRRRRQSALRRNRVTRANNSSSSNTPPKKEDTPEPQTATTATATATAASETASRSSPAVSKEENSSLTEDDASECDSDSSLTHKRDESPSRMRTRNKQQNNNSSTSSSNNAAGNGGGNATSISSGSTGGGAAGGNSSSKDQSANAVANGKRPKRGSETPDVAGGASVDSPKTPTKAVAESSANKRKGGKQDTPNKKKRTEQEASEPSAQEENVVKEKRKRPDSPVESMNSDSRPDSVLDDGESNTTDTTTAEQQSTKDSKETISCKEERDMVTNDLEAKAEEKSIKAEALAEDSKDSAIKNMDEETNIQAPSSVDTSSVDGPNPNALANPVAPPITMKVPTIATVEALNASVDRKEAIEKMESCDSDPEMLKKLATIKQEVSPQQQQQQQQQQQLLQQQSQQQMQQQLAPVGIQPPPTCPPSESVYIKKEPMEDSMDATCNQNSNEPQDLKVKIEIKNEDALKHSAGGLPPTGPGAPPSALHPLSGAPVESGQEPLHLQHLPHGPMPTQPPPGYLIDGQLKYGPPGQGVPSQPPQLHSDAAGGASGAPPGAPTTPQKYPPEMEMKFAPQDLKYPPPPPLDALKYSQEMQAAAAAAAAAGKYDMKYMMEQQGKYPVELSAAHQPQSKPGYQDSLKIPDVKPGFGHLPHNVGSPLDVAHKYGPPPTSQESQQQQSQPPAHQVPPGATPPPGIAMPKPHYQHDVQTPPLGRPFEPTGLMLKYGDPLAAKYGPPQDLKYPMPPVSQAGPADVKPYGGENLIKSSPYGPPPESPIDASARSTPGQDSQGSNSNSQPPSMPPQPQQFQSPHPSPHMPSPAGGGLPPGMHPQNLIHGPPPGSAGGGPQPPPPPTSLHQPTPTAPGPPSLQHGLHPGHPHPQLSVASSMPPSSIGIPPTLSTMAPSHMHPHLHPHAHLQGLHRPHDLPPSMHPHAPMPLSLQGHPQHGHGLPPSHAPQQQQQQQQPPGGQAGTVRTPSPAQQPPRSMHDPQSSREPPSSQPSTTMAGSSGPGGPPPQQSPHAHRTSPLPGLAGSGPPPPGLIGHPMAIHPHLAHLPPGHPAHAALAHPGHHLLSHSIAGLGPGGGPIALLAGPGGLGGIPESALSRRTPPSHLPHSHASSAPLTPHSVASMTSSSMSLTTSTVPSSAFSRASPSVQISSGGGGPSGPGSVGPGGLPNSSAAAAAAAAAAAHRAASPASSVSSLSRQSPLHPVPQSPLSHHPSSSALSAAAAAVAERDRHALMRQQSPHMTPPPVSNASLMASPLSKMYAPQPGQRGLGTSPPPHLRPGASPPVIRHPQMPLPLPLIAPGGGIPQIGVHPGQSPYPHPLLHPSVFYSPHHHPFNSPYGYAPYGPGFPAYMKPPPQPGQLDPAAVMAAHHAGLQGPPPQQMRQDEQNAAAAAAAAAAEKQHQAAAAAAAQQHKAPQQQPPGGMQPNKPPTPKTPQGPGGGMPPGMGGPGTPTGLPPGAYPGSHMPGYPQGPPHGSPFAPQDGQPHGLKPTSHMDALRAHAHSANSAGMGGGHHPTEPLPIDIEPDPEPEIPSPTHNIPRGPSPEAKPDDTECHRSQSAIFVRHIDRGDYNSCTRTDLIFKPVADSKLARKREERDRKLAEKERERRQQQQQQQQQQQQQQAAAAQQAAQQAKMKAELKPPYADTPALRQLSEYARPHVAFSPVEQMVPYHHPMGPMYRERELEEIKNAQAAAASQSRLDPHWMEYYRRGIHPSQFPLYANPAISQMERERLGIPPPHHVGLDPGEHMPQPPEAGFQLPPNVGQYPRPNMLIPREPHSDVLLRMSYADQLQVSQFPNPPPNSLITYIQYLQAAEFQRQSLHDQYFRNQLR; this comes from the exons ATGGCGGCCTCCACTCAAGGAGAAATTCGAGTGGGTCCCGGCCACCAGGTAAACGATGTCTAT GCAAAACTGCCCGATTATAATCCAATCTCAAGCTTCCCCATCGACAAGGAAACCGATGAACGTGAACTAGAGGAATCAAGATGGAGTCCAGGCGTTGTGGCCGATGGCGACTTGTTAATGTTCTTGCGTGCGGCTCGCTCCATGGCTGCATTTCAAGGAATGTGTGATGGCGGACTAGAAGACGGTTGTTTGGCTGCCAGTCGCGACGACACCACAATAAACGCACTCGACGTG CTCCACGATTCTGGCTACGATCCAGGCAAAGCTCTACAAGCGCTAGTAAAGTGCCCCGTTTCGAAGGGCATCGACAAGAAGTGGACCGAGGACGAAACAAAGAAATTCATTAAGGGTCTGCGTCAGTTTGGGAAGAACTTCTTCCGCATCCATAAGGACCTGCTCCCGCACAAGGACACGCCGGAGCTGGTCGAATTCTACTATCTGTGGAAGAAGACGCCCGGCGCAAACAACAACCGGCCGCACAGGCGGCGACGACAGAGCGCCCTGCGCCGCAACCGTGTCACGCGGGCCAACAACagtagcagcagcaacacaccTCCCAAGAAGGAGGACACTCCAGAACCACAAACTGCGACGACGGCGACGGCGACGGCAACCGCGGCGTCCGAGACGGCGAGTCGCTCCTCGCCCGCTGTCTCCAAGGAGGAGAACAGCTCGCTCACCGAGGACGACGCCAGCGAGTGCGACAGTGATTCGAGTCTGACCCACAAAAGGGATGAATCACCCTCAAGGATGAGGACGCGAAATAAGCAAcagaacaacaacagcagcaccagcagcagcaacaacgcGGCCGGCAACGGTGGCGGTAACGCCACATCCATAAGCAGCGGTTCAACCGGCGGCGGTGCCGCTGGCGGCAATAGCTCCTCCAAGGATCAGTCAGCCAACGCCGTGGCTAATGGCAAGAGGCCCAAGCGAGGCTCCGAAACACCGGATGTTGCCGGCGGAGCCTCGGTCGATAGTCCCAAGACGCCGACGAAGGCCGTGGCCGAGAGTTCGGCCAACAAGCGTAAGGGTGGCAAGCAGGATACGCCCAACAAGAAGAAGCGAACGGAACAGGAGGCCAGCGAGCCGAGTGCCCAGGAGGAGAATGTCGTTAAGGAAAAGCGCAAGCGACCCGATAGCCCGGTGGAGAGCATGAACTCGGACAGCAGACCGGACTCTGTGCTGGATGATGGAGAGTCGAATACGACTGACACCACGACCGCCGAGCAGCAGTCCACCAAGGACAGCAAGGAGACGATCAGCTGCAAGGAGGAGCGCGATATGGTCACCAACGATCTGGAGGCCAAGGCCGAAGAGAAGTCCATTAAGGCAGAGGCTTTGGCGGAGGACAGCAAGGATAGCGCTATTAAGAACATGGATGAGGAGACAAACATCCAGGCGCCGAGCAGCGTAGATACGAGTTCGGTGGACGGACCCAATCCTAATGCCTTGGCCAATCCCGTGGCGCCGCCGATTACCATGAAGGTGCCCACAATTGCCACTGTTGAGGCGCTGAATGCGTCCGTGGATCGCAAGGAGGCCATCGAGAAAATGGAATCGTGCGACAGTGACCCAGAGATGCTCAAGAAGCTGGCCACCATCAAGCAAGAGGTTTctccgcagcagcagcagcagcaacagcaacagcaacagctgCTGCAGCAGCAATCACAGCAGCAGATGCAGCAACAACTTGCTCCAGTTGGCATTCAGCCACCTCCAACTTGCCCGCCCTCCGAGTCGGTCTACATCAAGAAGGAGCCCATGGAGGACTCAATGGACGCCACCTGTAATCAGAATAGCAATGAGCCACAGGACTTGAAGGTGAAGATCGAGATTAAAAATGAGGATGCACTGAAGCACAGTGCTGGAGGTCTGCCGCCCACAGGTCCTGGTGCACCACCCTCAGCCCTGCATCCGCTCTCCGGAGCTCCGGTGGAAAGTGGTCAAGAGCCGCTGCACCTGCAGCACTTGCCTCATGGGCCGATGCCGACGCAACCGCCTCCTGGCTACCTTATCGATGGCCAGCTGAAGTATGGACCACCGGGACAAGGTGTGCCTTCACAGCCACCACAACTGCATAGCGATGCGGCAGGAGGAGCGAGCGGAGCACCACCTGGAGCGCCGACAACTCCCCAAAAGTATCCGCCCGAAATGGAGATGAAGTTCGCTCCCCAGGATCTGAAATATCCTCCACCGCCGCCTCTAGATGCACTCAAGTACAGCCAGGAGATGCaagcggcggcggcagcagcggcTGCTGCTGGCAAATACGATATGAAGTACATGATGGAGCAGCAGGGCAAGTATCCCGTGGAGTTGTCCGCTGCCCACCAGCCGCAAAGCAAGCCGGGCTACCAGGATTCCCTAAAGATACCCGATGTGAAGCCCGGTTTTGGTCACCTGCCGCACAATGTAGGCTCGCCACTGGACGTTGCCCATAAATATGGACCGCCACCAACGTCCCAAGAgtcccagcagcagcagtcccAGCCGCCGGCACATCAGGTGCCGCCGGGAGCCACGCCGCCGCCTGGCATTGCCATGCCCAAGCCGCACTACCAGCATGATGTGCAGACACCACCGTTGGGACGACCCTTCGAGCCTACTGGTCTCATGCTCAAGTATGGTGATCCCTTAGCGGCTAAATACGGCCCGCCGCAGGATCTCAAGTACCCTATGCCACCGGTCTCCCAGGCAGGACCAGCGGACGTGAAGCCTTATGGCGGCGAGAATCTAATCAAGTCCTCGCCGTACGGCCCTCCGCCAGAGAGTCCAATCGACGCCTCGGCGCGCTCTACGCCTGGTCAGGATAGCCAGGGCAGCAACAGCAATTCCCAGCCCCCGTCGATGCCACCCCAACCGCAGCAGTTCCAGTCGCCGCATCCCTCGCCGCATATGCCTTCGCCAGCCGGCGGTGGCTTGCCCCCGGGAATGCATCCGCAAAATCTCATCCACGGCCCGCCACCAGGTTCAGCGGGTGGTGGCCCTCAGCCGCCTCCGCCGCCCACGTCGTTGCACCAGCCCACGCCCACGGCTCCAGGACCGCCCAGCCTGCAACATGGCTTGCATCCTGGTCATCCGCACCCGCAGCTGTCTGTGGCCTCGTCAATGCCGCCTAGCTCGATTGGAATTCCTCCCACGCTCTCGACGATGGCGCCCTCGCACATGCACCCTCACCTTCACCCACATGCACATCTGCAGGGTCTCCATCGGCCTCACGATCTGCCACCCAGTATGCATCCGCATGCTCCCATGCCACTGTCGCTGCAGGGACATCCGCAACATGGTCACGGACTGCCGCCCTCGCATGCTcctcagcagcagcagcaacaacaacagccgCCTGGTGGCCAAGCTGGCACGGTGCGAACTCCATCACCTGCCCAGCAGCCGCCTAGATCCATGCACGATCCGCAATCGTCTCGAGAGCCACCAAGCTCGCAGCCATCAACCACGATGGCGGGTTCGAGTGGTCCTGGTGGACCACCGCCGCAGCAATCGCCGCACGCGCATCGCACATCGCCGTTGCCTGGTTTAGCGGGCAGTGGTCCGCCGCCCCCAGGTCTTATCGGCCATCCGATGGCCATACACCCGCATCTGGCTCACCTGCCACCGGGTCATCCGGCCCACGCAGCGCTGGCACATCCGGGTCACCATCTGCTGTCGCACTCGATAGCAGGCTTGGGACCTGGTGGTGGACCCATCGCTTTGCTGGCCGGACCCGGGGGACTTGGAGGAATTCCAGAGTCCGCTCTAAGTCGCCGCACCCCGCCCTCTCACCTGCCACACTCGCACGCCTCCTCGGCTCCGCTGACGCCGCATTCGGTGGCCAGCATGACTTCTAGCAGTATGTCGCTGACCACCAGCACAGTGCCATCGTCCGCCTTTAGCCGCGCCAGTCCTAGCGTACAGATCTCGAGCGGTGGAGGAGGACCATCGGGACCCGGAAGCGTTGGACCCGGAGGGTTGCCGAACTCCtcggcagcggcggcggctgcTGCAGCGGCAGCTGCTCATCGAGCGGCTTCGCCGGCGTCTAGCGTTAGCAGCCTGAGTCGTCAGAGTCCGCTGCATCCGGTGCCACAGTCGCCGCTCAGCCATCATCCTTCGTCCTCTGCGTTGTCCGCTGCGGCGGCAGCTGTTGCGGAAAGGGATCGACATGCGCTGATGCGTCAGCAATCGCCACACATGACACCTCCACCGGTGTCCAATGCATCGTTGATGGCTAGTCCTCTGAGCAAGATGTATGCTCCTCAACCAGGTCAGAGGGGCTTGGGGACGTCTCCACCACCGCATTTGCGGCCAGGAGCCTCACCGCCAGTCATTCGCCACCCGCAGATGCCTCTGCCGTTGCCACTGATCGCGCCTGGCGGGGGAATCCCGCAGATTGGAGTGCATCCGGGTCAGTCACCGTATCCGCACCCGCTACTGCACCCCTCGGTCTTCTACTCGCCGCATCACCATCCCTTCAATTCGCCATACGGCTATGCGCCCTATGGTCCTGGATTCCCGGCCTACATGAAGCCGCCGCCACAGCCGGGACAACTTGACCCGGCAGCTGTGATGGCCGCCCACCATGCTGGACTGCAGGGACCGCCGCCACAGCAGATGCGTCAGGATGAGCAGAATGCAGcggcagccgcagcagcagcagctgctgaGAAACAACACcaagcagcggcagcagcggcagctCAGCAGCACAAGGCGCCGCAGCAACAACCGCCTGGCGGAATGCAACCAAACAAACCGCCGACGCCAAAGACGCCACAGGGTCCGGGCGGTGGAATGCCTCCGGGAATGGGTGGACCTGGAACACCGACGGGTCTTCCGCCTGGTGCCTATCCTGGCAGCCATATGCCGGGATATCCACAAGGACCACCTCACGGATCGCCCTTCGCCCCGCAAGATGGTCAGCCTCACGGTCTGAAGCCCACATCGCACATGGACGCCCTGCGAGCCCACGCACACTCGGCCAATTCGGCGGGAATGGGCGGAGGACATCATCCCACGGAGCCAT TGCCCATTGATATTGAGCCGGATCCGGAGCCAGAGATACCCAGTCCAACGCACAACATACCACGTGGTCCCAGTCCCGAAGCAAAACCGGACGACACGGAATGCCATCGCTCTCAGTCTGCCAT ATTTGTGCGCCACATCGATCGTGGAGATTACAATTCATGCACGCGAACGGATTTGATCTTCAAGCCGGTGGCTGACTCAAAGTTGGCCCGCAAGCGCGAAGAGCGCGACCGCAAGCTGGCCGAGAAGGAGCGAGAGCGGCGTCAG cagcagcaacaacagcaacagcagcagcaacaacagcaagcAGCAGCCGCCCAACAGGCCGCGCAGCAGGCGAAGATGAAGGCGGAGCTGAAGCCCCCGTATGCGGATACGCCAGCATTACGACAACTGTCAGAGTACGCTCGTCCCCATGTCGCCTTCAG TCCTGTTGAGCAGATGGTGCCATATCATCATCCAATGGGCCCCATGTACAGAGAGAG GGAACTGGAGGAGATCAAGAACGCACAAGCTGCTGCGGCTAGTCAATCCCGACTAGATCCGCACTGGATGGAGTACTATCGACG CGGCATCCACCCCTCGCAGTTCCCCCTGTATGCGAATCCGGCGATATCGCAGATGGAGAGGGAGCGTCTGGGAATCCCACCTCCGCACCATGTGGGGTTGGACCCGGGCGAGCACATG CCGCAACCACCGGAGGCCGGTTTCCAACTGCCAC CGAATGTTGGCCAGTATCCGCGGCCAAATATGCTTATACCTAGGGAGCCGCACTCGGATGTCCTGCTGCGCATGTCCTATGCCGACCAACTACAGGTTTCCCAATTCCCTAATCCACCTCCTAACTCATTAATTACATATATACAGTATTTACAGGCCGCCGAGTTCCAGCGACAGTCCCTGCACGATCAGTACTTTAG